One genomic segment of Vibrio quintilis includes these proteins:
- a CDS encoding SufE family protein has product MQIVTTSPFGDQITARDILQVMQYLHGWEDKYRQLLLWGKQLPAMSDTLKSDQIMVAGCESRVWLLAQRHEGRWFFTADSDARIIRGLIGIIMAACQGKTSSEIISFDIEGYFEQLNLLSHLSPTRGNGIRAIVSQIKSMTQE; this is encoded by the coding sequence ATGCAAATTGTGACAACTTCACCTTTTGGTGATCAAATAACTGCCCGGGATATTCTTCAGGTTATGCAGTATTTACATGGCTGGGAAGATAAATACCGGCAATTGCTGTTGTGGGGAAAACAGCTTCCTGCCATGTCAGATACGCTGAAATCTGATCAGATTATGGTTGCCGGGTGTGAGAGCCGGGTCTGGCTGCTTGCGCAGCGGCATGAAGGACGATGGTTTTTTACTGCGGACTCTGATGCGAGAATTATCCGTGGATTGATTGGGATAATTATGGCTGCCTGTCAGGGAAAAACCAGTTCTGAAATTATTTCATTCGATATTGAAGGTTACTTTGAGCAACTCAATTTACTTTCCCATCTGAGTCCGACCCGGGGAAACGGCATCCGGGCCATTGTCAGCCAGATCAAATCAATGACACAGGAGTAG
- the tcdA gene encoding tRNA cyclic N6-threonylcarbamoyladenosine(37) synthase TcdA: MRQLTSPASEAYQQRFGGTRRLYGYDEVEILRAAHVCVIGIGGVGSWSAEALARTGIGELTLIDMDDVCVTNVNRQIHAMEETVGQSKIEVMAERIRQINPECRVNLIDDFISPDNLQQYLTHEFDYVLDAIDSLKAKAALLAYCRRQKIKVITIGGAGGQTDPTQIKVADLTKTIQDPLAKKLKDRLRREYNFSKNPARKFGIECVFSTEQLKYPQPDGSVCAVKSTAEGPKRMDCASGFGAAMMVTASFGMIAAARVVDKLIKKHHS; encoded by the coding sequence ATGCGACAGTTAACTTCACCTGCTTCAGAAGCTTATCAGCAGCGTTTTGGCGGTACCCGCCGGCTTTATGGATATGATGAAGTTGAAATCCTCCGGGCTGCACATGTATGTGTGATTGGCATTGGTGGTGTGGGCTCCTGGAGTGCAGAAGCGTTAGCCCGGACAGGCATTGGTGAACTGACGCTGATTGATATGGATGACGTTTGCGTCACGAATGTGAACCGGCAGATTCATGCGATGGAAGAGACCGTTGGCCAGAGTAAAATTGAAGTGATGGCTGAACGAATCAGGCAGATTAATCCGGAGTGTCGCGTTAATCTGATTGATGATTTTATTTCGCCGGATAATCTTCAGCAGTACCTGACACATGAATTTGATTATGTGCTGGATGCGATTGACAGCCTGAAAGCAAAAGCTGCGTTACTGGCTTATTGCCGCAGACAAAAAATCAAAGTGATTACGATCGGTGGTGCGGGCGGGCAAACCGATCCGACACAGATTAAAGTGGCTGACCTGACCAAAACGATACAGGATCCTTTAGCCAAAAAGCTCAAAGATCGTCTGAGACGGGAATATAATTTCTCTAAAAACCCGGCGCGTAAATTTGGGATTGAATGTGTATTCTCAACAGAACAGCTTAAATATCCACAACCTGATGGGTCTGTTTGTGCTGTTAAATCAACCGCTGAAGGTCCGAAAAGAATGGATTGCGCCAGTGGCTTTGGTGCGGCGATGATGGTCACCGCCAGTTTTGGCATGATTGCAGCTGCCCGCGTTGTGGATAAACTGATCAAAAAACATCACTCATAG